A window from Lepus europaeus isolate LE1 chromosome 20, mLepTim1.pri, whole genome shotgun sequence encodes these proteins:
- the ICAM4 gene encoding intercellular adhesion molecule 4, with the protein MGSLCLLSLPLVLGAVGRGGGSATERAPGPQGGSPAPSGTAAPFWVRISPEFAAVPPGRSLWLNCSTSCPLAGVPRLRTQLRRGLTRSGPGWASQQLLDVRAWNSSVTCLVTCAGETREATARITAYKQPRSVVLDPPVLVGSKYTLRCHVTHVFPVGFMVVTLRRGGRVIYSESLAHFTRPDLANVTLTYQLRAGPRDLWQPVTCHARLHLGGLVVRSSSAPVALEVLAWSSESKALASASIAALLGILLVVAGAYLRRCLALKAQV; encoded by the exons ATggggtctctctgtctcctgtcgCTGCCGCTCGTGCTGGGGGCCGTGGGCCGGGGAGGCGGGAGCGCGACAGAGCGGGCGCCAGGCCCTCAGGGCGGCTCCCCCGCACCCTCCGGCACCGCGGCGCCTTTCTGGGTGCGGATCAGCCCCGAGTTTGCGGCTGTGCCGCCCGGGCGCTCCCTGTGGCTCAACTGCAGCACGAGCTGCCCCCTAGCGGGGGTTCCCCGCCTGCGCACCCAGCTGCGGCGCGGCCTGACGCGCAGCGGCCCGGGGTGGGCGTCTCAGCAGCTGCTGGAcgtgagagcctggaactccagcgtGACCTGCTTGGTCACCTGCGCCGGGGAGACGCGCGAGGCCACGGCCAGGATCACCGCCTACA AACAGCCGCGCAGCGTGGTCCTGGACCCTCCGGTCTTGGTGGGCAGCAAGTACACGCTGCGCTGCCACGTGACGCACGTGTTCCCCGTGGGCTTCATGGTGGTGACCCTGAGGCGCGGCGGCCGGGTCATCTACTCCGAGAGCCTGGCGCACTTCACCCGCCCGGATCTGGCCAACGTGACGCTGACCTACCAGCTGCGCGCTGGGCCGCGGGACCTCTGGCAGCCCGTGACCTGCCACGCGCGCCTCCACCTCGGCGGCCTGGTGGTCCGCAGCAGCTCGGCGCCCGTGGCGCTCGAAGTTCTCG CTTGGAGCTCCGAGTCCAAGGCGCTGGCCTCCGCCTCCATCGCGGCCCTGCTGGGGATCCTGCTGGTCGTGGCAGGTGCCTACCTGCGCAGGTGCCTGGCGCTGAAAGCCCAGGTGTAG
- the ICAM5 gene encoding intercellular adhesion molecule 5: MPGPSPGLRRALLGLWVALGLGILRLSAVAQEPFWADLQPRVALVERGGSLWLNCSTNCPRPERGGLETSLRRNGTQRGLRWLARQLVDIREPETQPVCFFRCARRTLQARGLIRTFQRPDRVELVPLPPWQPVGENFTLSCRVPGAGPRGSLTLTLLRGAQELIRRSFAGEPARARGAVLTATVLARREDHGANFSCRAELDLRPQGLALFENSSAPRQLRTYTLPLDSPRLLAPRVLEVDSQSLVSCTLDGLFPASEAGVHLALGDKRLNPEVTLEGDAVVATATATAEEEGIKQLVCAVTLGGERREGRENVTVYSFPAPLLTLSEPSAPEGKLVTVTCTAGARALVTLEGVPAAAPGQPAQLQFNATESDDGRNFFCDATLELDGETLSKNGSAELRVLYAPRLDDAGCPRSWTWPEGPEQTLRCEARGNPAPAVHCARSDGGAVLALGLLGPVTRALAGTYRCTAANVQGEAVKDVTLTVEYAPALDSVGCPERVTWLEGTEASLSCVAHGVPPPSVSCVRSGQADVIEGLLLVAREHAGTYRCEAINARGSAAKNVAVTVEYGPSFAERSCPSNWTWVEGSEQLFSCEVEGKPQPSVQCVGSEGASEGLLLPLAPLNPSASVPSVPRDLAPGIYVCNATNPHGSAVKTVVVSAESPPQMDDSTCPSDQTWLEGAEAAALACAARGRPSPRVRCSREGAPRPERPRVSREDAGTYLCVATNAHGSDSRTVTVGVEYRPVVAELAASPAGGVRPGGNFTLTCRAEAWPPAQISWRAPPGAPNIGLSSNNSTLSVAGAMGSHGGEYECEATNAHGRHARRITVRVAGPWLWIAVGGAVGGAVLLAAGAGLAFYVQSTACKKGEYNVQEAESSGEAVCLNGAGGGAGSGAEGGPEAEDSAESPAGGEVFAIQLTSA; encoded by the exons ATGCCAGGGCCTTCGCCAGGGCTGCGCCGGGCGCTACTCGGCCTCTGGGTAGCCTTGGGCCTGGGGATCCTCCGCCTGTCAG CGGTCGCTCAGGAGCCCTTCTGGGCGGACCTGCAGCCCCGCGTAGCGCTCGTGGAGCGCGGGGGCTCGCTGTGGCTGAATTGCAGCACCAACTGCCCTCGGCCGGAGCGCGGCGGCCTGGAGACCTCGCTGCGCCGGAACGGGACCCAGAGGGGGCTGCGCTGGCTGGCGCGGCAGCTGGTGGACATCCGCGAGCCGGAGACCCAGCCCGTCTGCTTCTTCCGCTGCGCGCGGCGCACGCTACAGGCGCGTGGGCTCATTCGCACTTTCC AGCGGCCGGATCGCGTAGAGCTGGTGCCGCTGCCTCCCTGGCAGCCGGTGGGCGAGAACTTCACCCTGAGCTGTAGGGTCCCGGGCGCCGGGCCCCGTGGGAGCCTCACATTGACCCTGCTTCGGGGCGCCCAGGAGCTGATCCGCCGCAGTTTTGCGGGAGAACCGGCCCGAGCGCGGGGCGCGGTGCTCACGGCCACGGTGCTGGCGCGGAGGGAAGACCATGGAGCCAATTTCTCCTGCCGCGCGGAGCTGGACCTGCGGCCGCAGGGCCTGGCGCTGTTTGAAAACAGCTCGGCTCCTAGACAGCTCCGGACATACA ccctgcccctggacTCGCCGCGTCTCCTGGCCCCCCGGGTCCTGGAAGTGGACTCGCAAAGCCTCGTGAGCTGCACCCTGGACGGACTGTTCCCAGCCTCGGAGGCTGGGGTCCACCTCGCGCTGGGCGACAAGAGGCTGAATCCAGAGGTCACCCTCGAGGGGGACGCAGTCGTGGCCACTGCCACCGCCACGGCAGAGGAAGAGGGCATCAAGCAGTTGGTCTGCGCCGTCACCCTGGGGGGCGAGCGGCGGGAGGGCCGCGAGAACGTGACCGTCTATA GTTTCCCGGCGCCCCTCTTGACCCTGAGCGAACCCAGCGCCCCCGAGGGGAAGTTGGTGACAGTAACCTGCACAGCCGGGGCCCGAGCCCTGGTCACCTTAGAGGGAGTTCCCGCTGCAGCCCCGGGGCAGCCCGCCCAGCTCCAGTTTAATGCTACCGAGAGCGACGACGGACGTAACTTTTTTTGCGACGCCACTCTCGAGTTGGACGGGGAGACCCTGAGCAAGAACGGGAGCGCAGAGCTTCGTGTCTTAT ACGCCCCCCGGCTGGACGATGCGGGCTGTCCCAGGAGCTGGACATGGCCAGAGGGCCCAGAGCAGACGCTGCGCTGCGAGGCTCGCGGAAACCCAGCGCCCGCAGTGCACTGCGCGCGGTCCGACGGCGGCGCGGTGCTGGCGCTGGGCTTGCTGGGCCCGGTCACTCGCGCGCTCGCCGGCACTTACCGCTGCACCGCGGCCAACGTCCAGGGCGAAGCGGTCAAGGACGTGACGCTGACCGTAGAGT ACGCACCGGCGCTGGACAGCGTGGGCTGCCCGGAACGCGTGACGTGGCTGGAAGGAACAGAAGCGTCGCTGAGCTGTGTGGCACACGGGGTCCCGCCGCCCAGCGTGAGCTGCGTGCGCTCCGGGCAGGCCGACGTCATCGAAGGGCTGCTGCTGGTGGCCCGGGAGCACGCGGGCACTTACCGCTGCGAGGCCATCAACGCTCGGGGCTCTGCGGCCAAAAACGTAGCGGTCACGGTGGAGT atggTCCCAGTTTTGCGGAGCGGAGCTGCCCCAGCAACTGGACGTGGGTGGAAGGATCGGAACAGCTGTTTTCCTGCGAGGTGGAAGGGAAGCCGCAGCCAAGCGTGCAGTGCGTGGGCTCCGAGGGCGCCAGCGAggggctgctgctgccgctggcgCCCCTAAACCCTAGTGCCAGCGTCCCCAGCGTCCCCAGAGACCTGGCACCCGGGATCTACGTCTGCAACGCCACCAACCCGCACGGCTCCGCGGTCAAAACAGTCGTCGTGAGCGCGGAGT CGCCGCCGCAGATGGACGACTCCACGTGTCCGAGCGACCAGACGTGGCTGGAAGGGGCCGAGGCTGCGGCCCTGGCCTGCGCCGCCCGGGGCCGGCCCTCCCCACGAGTGCGCTGCTCCCGGGAGGGCGCGCCCCGACCTGAGCGGCCGCGCGTGTCGCGGGAGGACGCGGGCACTTATCTCTGTGTGGCCACCAACGCGCACGGCTCGGACTCCCGGACCGTCACTGTGGGTGTGGAAT ACCGGCCCGTAGTGGCCGAGCTGGCGGCCTCACCCGCGGGAGGCGTGCGCCCGGGCGGGAACTTCACGCTGACTTGCCGCGCGGAGGCGTGGCCCCCAGCTCAGATCAGCTGGCGCGCGCCCCCCGGGGCCCCCAACATCGGCCTGTCGAGCAACAACAGCACGCTCAGCGTGGCCGGCGCCATGGGCAGCCACGGCGGCGAGTACGAGTGCGAGGCCACCAACGCGCACGGCCGCCACGCGCGGCGCATCACGGTGCGCGTGGCAG GTCCGTGGCTGTGGATCGCCGTGGGCGGCGCGGTGGGGGGCGCGGTGCTGTTGGCCGCGGGCGCCGGCCTGGCCTTCTACGTGCAATCGACGGCGTGCAAGAAGGGCGAATACAACGTGCAGGAAGCCGAGAGCTCGGGCGAGGCCGTGTGTCTCAACGGCGCGGGCGGTGGCGCTGGCTCGGGCGCGGAGGGCGGCCCGGAGGCGGAGGACTCGGCCGAGTCGCCCGCGGGGGGCGAGGTCTTCGCCATCCAGCTGACGTCAGCCTGa
- the FDX2 gene encoding ferredoxin-2, mitochondrial — MAASVARGGVNARGLLRAARTSWRSRPGSCSGSGEAPAAIRKFWATGARPAGEEENGGPERPGDVVNVVFVDRSGQRIPVSGRVGDNVLHLAQRHGLDLEGACEASLACSTCHVYVSEAHLDLLPAPEEREDDLLDMAPLLQENSRLGCQLVLTPELEGAEFTLPRVTRNFYVDGHVPKPH; from the exons ATGGCCGCCTCCGTGGCCCGGGGCGGCGTGAACGCTAGGGGCCTGCTGCGGGCGGCGAGGACCTCCTGGCGGAGCAGACCCGGGAGCTGTTCAGGGTCCGGCGAGGCGCCGGCGGCGATCAGGAAGTTCTGGGCGACAG GCGCGCGGCcggcgggagaggaggagaaCGGCGGCCCCGAGCGGCCCGGGGACGT AGTCAACGTGGTGTTCGTAGACCGGTCCGGCCAGCGGATCCCAGTGAGCGGCAGAGTCGGGGACAATGTGCTGCACCTGGCCCAGCGCCATGGGTTGGACCTGGAAG GGGCCTGCGAAGCCTCGCTGGCCTGCTCCACCTGCCACGTGTACGTGAGTGAGGCCCACCTGGATCTGCTGCCTGCCCCGGAGGAGAG gGAGGACGACCTGCTGGACATGGCGCCGCTGCTGCAGGAGAACTCGCGGCTGGGCTGCCAGCTCGTGCTCACCCCGGAGCTGGAGGGCGCCGAGTTCACGCTGCCCAGGGTCACCAGGAACTTCTACGTGGACGGCCACGTGCCCAAGCCGCACTGA
- the ZGLP1 gene encoding GATA-type zinc finger protein 1, whose amino-acid sequence MTPACLGPRSRLHFWRVCKDPVSALRVLHERPPRLPRAPGGHAQALGPGWEPMALGTEDPLPLARAAEALQGSASAGRQKCLSLEPPRAPPAPPRRRPRKQPEPRRGMEKLDPQFQGVTLNFEIKPDASLQITPSYSPAHSSSRRRTQEPPPGPAGGPEANPPGGSEMLGPRRCASCRTQRTPLWRDAEDGTPLCNACGIRYKKYGTRCSRCWLVPRKSVQPRRLCGRCGVSQGSRQGPAQDA is encoded by the exons ATGACGCCCGCATGCCTCGGACCCAGGAGCAG GTTACACTTCTGGCGCGTTTGCAAAGACCCGGTCAGCGCCCTGCGCGTCCTCCACGAGAGACCACCGAGGCTCCCCCGGGCTCCTGGCGGGCACGCGCAGGCCCTTGGGCCCGGCTGGGAGCCAatggccctggggacagaggacCCCCTGCCTCTGGCCAGGGCGGCCGAGGCACTCCAGGGCAGCGCATCCGCGGGCAGACAGAAGTGCCTCAGCCTGGAGCCCCCAAgggcgccccctgccccgccccggagGAGGCCCCGGAAGCAGCCAGAGCCCCGGCGGGGCATGGAGAAACTGGACCCTCAGTTCCAAGGGGTGACCTTGAACTTTGAGATAAAGCCAGATGCCAGCCTGCAGATCACGCCCAGCTACAG CCCGGCCcacagcagcagccgccgccgcacccaggagccccctccaggcccCGCCGGGGGTCCTGAAGCCAACCCCCCGGGAGGCAGTGAGATGCTGG GGCCTCGGCGCTGTGCTTCCTGTCGGACCCAGAGGACCCCGCTCTGGAGAGACGCGGAGGATGGCACCCCGCTCTGCAATGCCTGTGGTATCAG GTACAAGAAATACGGCACCCGCTGCTCCCGCTGCTGGCTGGTGCCCAGGAAAAGCGTGCAACCCCGAAGGCTGTGTGGCAGGTGTGGGGTGTCCCAGGGGTCCCGCCAGGGCCCTGCTCAGGACGCATAG
- the ICAM1 gene encoding intercellular adhesion molecule 1 gives MAPDRVRRALPALLALLATLLPGPGGAQTSVFPSEVTLPRGGSTRVNCSAACAQPSRLGLETQLSKEEVARGDNWKEFELSDVQEDSTVICFSDCQSQSMASARLTVYAPPDSVELAPLPPWQPVGEDLTLRCRVVGGQPRARLSVLLLRGEEELSRQPALGEPAEVTATVRADRSDHGANFSCVTELDLQPLGLGLFKNVSAPRQLRTFELPVTRPRLAATPAVVEVGAQCHVFCSLDGLFPAPEARVQLELGDRKLDATVTHAKDTVRAMASVRGTAEEEGAQQLVCAVLLGNQRVEATANVTVYSFPAPNLTLSEPEVSEGTEVVVECEGHNGIRVTLDGTPAWPPSSRAQLRLNASAEDNGRHFSCSATLDVAGQVLRKNQTRELHVLYGPRLDEKDCLGNWTWQEGSQQTLRCEAWGNPPPELSCRREGTGAPLPIGELRPVQRQFAGTYLCRAVSSRGEVTRKVFIHVLPYKHSNVVIIIVVAAVVLLGTWGTAAYVYNRQRKIRKYKLQKAQEAAAVKLNTPQASPS, from the exons ATGGCTCCCGACCGCGTCCGGCGCGCGCTGCCCGCGCTCCTGGCCCTGCTCGCGACTCTGCTGCCAG gccccgggggcgCGCAGACCTCCGTGTTCCCCTCCGAAGTCACGCTGCCCCGTGGCGGCTCCACGCGGGTCAACTGCAGCGCCGCCTGCGCCCAGCCGTCGAGGCTCGGCCTGGAGACGCAGCTGAGCAAGGAGGAGGTGGCCCGCGGGGACAACTGGAAGGAGTTCGAGCTGAGCGACGTGCAGGAAGACAGCACCGTCATCTGCTTCTCCGACTGCCAGAGCCAGTCCATGGCCTCTGCCAGGCTCACGGTGTACG cacccccggACAGCGTGGAGCTGGCGCCCCTGCCCCCCTGGCAGCCCGTCGGGGAGGACCTCACCCTGCGCTGCCGGGTGGTGGGCGGGCAGCCCCGGGCCCGGCTCTCGGTGCTGCTGCTCCGCGGGGAGGAGGAGCTGAGCCggcagccggcgctgggggagCCCGCGGAGGTCACGGCCACGGTGCGGGCCGACAGAAGCGACCACGGCGCCAATTTCTCCTGCGTCACGGAGCTGGACCTGCAGCCCCTGGGCTTGGGGCTGTTCAAGAACGTCTCGGCCCCCAGGCAGCTGCGAACATTCG agctgcCAGTGACTCGGCCACGCCTGGCCGCCACCCCCGCGGTCGTTGAGGTGGGCGCTCAGTGCCACGTGTTCTGCTCCCTGGATGGGCTCTTCCCTGCCCCGGAGGCGCGGGTCCAGCTGGAACTGGGGGACCGGAAGCTGGACGCCACCGTCACACACGCCAAGGACACGGTCAGGGCCATGGCCTCCGTGCGGGGGACAGCGGAGGAGGAAGGCGCCCAGCAGCTGGTGTGTGCGGTGCTGCTGGGGAACCAGCGGGTGGAGGCGACAGCCAACGTGACTGTGTACA GCTTCCCAGCTCCCAACCTGACCCTGAGCGAGCCGGAGGTCTCCGAGGGCACCGAGGTGGTTGTGGAGTGTGAGGGCCACAACGGAATCAGGGTGACTCTGGACGGTACCCCAGCCTGGCCACCGTCCTCGCGGGCCCAGCTGCGGCTGAACGCCAGCGCCGAGGACAACGGGCGCCACTTCTCCTGCTCTGCCACCCTGGACGTGGCCGGGCAGGTGCTACGCAAAAACCAGACCCGGGAGCTGCACGTGCTGT ATGGCCCGAGACTGGACGAGAAGGACTGCCTGGGAAACTGGACGTGGCAGGAGGGCAGCCAGCAGACTCTGAGATGCGAGGCCTGGGGGAACCCGCCCCCGGAGCTCAGCTGCCGCCGCGAGGGGACCGGGGCTCCGCTGCCCATCGGCGAGCTGCGGCCTGTCCAGCGCCAGTTCGCGGGGACCTACCTCTGCCGGGCCGTGAGCTCTCGCGGGGAGGTCACCCGCAAGGTCTTCATCCACGTGTTGCCCT ACAAGCACAGTAACGTGGTGATCATCATCGTGGTGGCGGCCGTGGTCCTCCTGGGCACCTGGGGCACCGCTGCCTACGTCTACAACCGTCAGAGGAAGATCAGAAAGTACAAGCTGCAGAAGGCGCAGGAGGCGGCCGCCGTGAAGCTGAACACGCCACAGGCCTCGCCGTCCTGA